The following are encoded together in the Pseudodesulfovibrio indicus genome:
- a CDS encoding OmpH family outer membrane protein: MKCVKSCLWLTVLCLLLAAPASAQESKVGFVNPQRIINESRIGKIAQEDLAGLGKEKDRRVRDALAKVNKLQESLKEDALSVSEQQSRENALRTTVRDYERLVENSNLEIQAEERRLIQFVMRHADSILRTIARERGFTMILTDPEIIGYVDGSMDITDRVIKELNALI; this comes from the coding sequence ATGAAATGCGTGAAATCATGCCTCTGGCTGACCGTCCTGTGCCTGCTGCTGGCCGCGCCCGCGTCCGCCCAGGAGTCCAAGGTCGGTTTCGTCAACCCGCAGCGGATCATCAACGAGTCCCGGATCGGCAAGATCGCCCAGGAGGACCTGGCCGGGCTCGGCAAGGAGAAGGACCGGCGCGTCCGCGACGCCCTGGCCAAGGTCAACAAGCTTCAGGAGAGCCTGAAGGAGGACGCCCTGTCCGTGAGCGAGCAGCAGTCCCGCGAGAATGCGCTGCGCACGACGGTGCGCGACTACGAGCGCCTGGTGGAAAACTCCAACCTGGAGATCCAGGCCGAGGAGCGCCGTCTGATCCAGTTCGTCATGCGCCATGCCGACTCCATCCTCAGGACCATAGCCCGCGAGCGGGGATTCACCATGATCCTGACCGACCCCGAGATCATCGGTTACGTGGACGGCTCCATGGACATTACCGACCGGGTGATCAAAGAACTCAACGCCTTGATCTAG
- a CDS encoding SH3 domain-containing protein, translating to MRRIIPFFSALLLLLTASGAFAFGKIVYSDRPLNLRETRSASSEWVGSLYAGQKVRVAHEVDGWVAVYEPDATDDSEANVVGYSNARYLVDKRGRYEPETWGELVYTPRKLNVRNLPSTKGRKVDTLEPGQRVIVDFPEDDWIRVFKPGVTIRSRMNGIGYSFAKYFQPVTDDAPVAPPVAEQAAPAPAPAPAPAPAPAPEPAKAEPPRRPEFRRVVMADEVNVHQSRTTSSPLVRTLRPGDVVQVGLVGNGWLAVFAANDVIRSESSSLGYSLQNLIDEKSKPAEDLAAPRPVVAAPGASAVTRPVPPAAPAPKASTPPAPPAEPVVSAEELKAEAVKSGSEQQTMVIDRTAFADAKRPDPAPDQNAHGYQFRYLEKAETREYGEPWIILKVFLATTKLPTRDQLKDFATSLWKDHKRVTKNVAVQVYLPGMNTEDLAWGVVKFDDKEMLELWTRRAALLGTKFL from the coding sequence ATGCGCAGAATCATTCCTTTCTTTTCCGCCCTGCTGTTGCTCCTGACCGCTTCCGGCGCCTTCGCCTTCGGCAAGATTGTTTACTCCGACAGGCCCCTGAACCTGCGCGAGACCCGTTCCGCATCCTCCGAATGGGTGGGCAGCCTCTATGCGGGCCAGAAGGTCCGGGTGGCCCACGAGGTGGACGGCTGGGTGGCCGTGTACGAGCCGGACGCCACGGACGACAGCGAAGCCAACGTTGTGGGGTACTCCAACGCCCGGTACCTGGTCGACAAACGCGGCCGGTACGAGCCCGAAACCTGGGGCGAGCTCGTCTACACCCCCCGCAAGCTCAACGTCCGGAACCTGCCTTCCACCAAGGGGCGCAAGGTCGACACCCTGGAGCCGGGCCAGCGGGTGATCGTCGATTTTCCCGAGGACGACTGGATTCGCGTATTCAAGCCCGGCGTGACCATCCGCTCCCGAATGAACGGCATCGGCTACAGCTTCGCCAAGTATTTTCAGCCCGTGACCGATGACGCGCCTGTCGCGCCGCCCGTGGCCGAGCAGGCCGCTCCGGCTCCGGCTCCGGCCCCGGCCCCTGCGCCCGCCCCGGCCCCTGAACCGGCAAAGGCCGAGCCCCCGCGCCGACCCGAATTCCGGCGGGTGGTCATGGCCGACGAGGTCAACGTGCACCAGAGCCGGACCACGAGTTCGCCCCTGGTGCGCACCCTGCGCCCCGGCGACGTGGTCCAGGTGGGACTGGTGGGCAACGGCTGGCTGGCCGTCTTCGCAGCCAACGACGTGATCCGTTCCGAGAGCAGCTCCCTCGGCTACTCCCTGCAGAACCTCATTGACGAGAAGTCCAAGCCCGCCGAGGACCTGGCCGCGCCCAGGCCGGTTGTGGCCGCGCCCGGAGCCTCTGCCGTGACCCGTCCCGTCCCCCCGGCCGCGCCCGCGCCCAAGGCGTCGACGCCTCCCGCGCCCCCGGCCGAACCGGTGGTCTCCGCCGAGGAACTCAAGGCCGAGGCCGTGAAATCCGGCTCGGAGCAGCAGACCATGGTCATCGACCGGACCGCCTTCGCCGATGCCAAACGGCCCGATCCCGCCCCGGACCAGAATGCCCACGGATACCAGTTCCGCTATCTGGAAAAGGCCGAGACCCGCGAGTACGGCGAACCCTGGATCATCCTCAAGGTGTTCCTGGCCACCACCAAGCTGCCCACGCGGGACCAGCTCAAGGACTTCGCCACCAGCCTGTGGAAGGACCACAAGCGGGTGACCAAGAACGTGGCGGTGCAGGTCTATCTGCCGGGCATGAACACCGAGGACTTGGCCTGGGGCGTGGTCAAGTTCGACGACAAGGAGATGCTCGAGCTGTGGACCCGCAGGGCGGCCCTGTTGGGGACCAAGTTCCTGTAG